In the genome of Haloplanus salinus, the window ATATCGACACGAGTATTAAGTGCTATGCTGATATGAACGTCGGGATATTAATCTTGCGTGGGGTGAGGGTTAGATTGAGCGTCACGTTTGCCGTCACCACGTGGAAGTCGAGCGGTTACGACGGTTCCGGAGCTGTCGGCGTCGAACGAAAGCGTACCGCCGAGTCGGGTGACGATCCACTGGACCATCCAGATGCCCAGCCCCCGCCCGTGATGGAGCTGTGACTGTTCCATGGATCCAAGCACAGCATACTCCTGTTCGGGGATGCCTGGTCCTTCGTCTTCGATCGTAATCACAGCGTGTTCGGCGGATGCGCGAACTGAGATCCGAACGGGTGGCTCGTCCATCTCGGCGTGTTTCATGCCGTTGCTGACGAGTTCGGCCACAATGGTCCGGACAGCCTCACGATCGGTGTACAGCGTCACCGGCTCCGCGTCGACGGTCACGATCCCTCCGAAATCGTCGGCGACCAGATTTCCTACCTCCTGGGTGAGTTCTCCGATTTCGATCCGTTCCCGGCCGATGTGCTCCTGCGAGAGGAGTTGGTCCATCTCGGTGACGGTCTCGCTCGTCGTCGCGAGCTCTCTGGCGGAAGTCGCGATCTGTTTACCACGTTCCGGCTGGTCAGAAAGGAGTTCCGCGTGTGCACGGATCACGTCTACTTTGTTACGGAGGTTGTGACGCAAGAGCCTCACGAGAACGTTTCTCCGCTGCTGGTTGCTCCGCCGTGCTGTAACGTCACGGAAGATGTAGATGTCCCCGGTCGCGTCACCGTTCGATTCCGTCATCGGGCTGTGTGTCACCTCGAACCATCGGCGGCCGTTTTCGGTCGTCAGCTCACGGTCGACAGGAGCATCACGGAGTTCATCGGGTCCAACCCCGATGACCGACTCGAAATCACGTCCGAAGGGGTCTCGAGACTGTGTCCCGGGAAACACCTGCCTCGCGGCTTCGTTCGTATAGATAATATTTCCACGCGTATCCGTTACGATCACGGCTTCCGAAATTTCTCCGAGAACCACGCCGCGGGCCAACCGTGCCTGTTTCGTGGTGTCTTCGGCTGCTTCGGTGAACACGCTTACCGCTAATGGCACTCCAGAGCCGAGGGCGGTGGCCAAGATGAGATTCTGGACGATACTGTCTTGCAGAGGTGTGAGTGACGCCACGAACCCGATCATAACGAGACTGCTACCGCTAATTGGGAGTAGAACGCCTTGCCACAGAGGGACCAATTTACGCTTGAGTGTCGCCTGTGAGAGCAGAAAGGTTCCCGCGACACTCCCGTACGTTGCTGAGATGTTGACGATGGCCGTCGAGGTGTACTGGATCACTGCCACTGGTAGTTGCGTCGCGAACACCAGGCCGACAGCCGTCCCGGTGCCACCGAACAATCGCCTGCGCGTGAGTTCTGGACCGCGACCGGTGTGTTCGACTGCGAACCACAACCAGGCCATCGACGCCCCGAACAGGGCGACTCTCACACCGCTGAACAGCGTCTCGATATCAGCGACTCCCAGACGGACGACCACGTCAAGAGCGGCGACCACGGCGAGACACCCAGCAGTGACACCGAGACCGGTCGTCCCGAGTTCCGGCCGACGGGCGACAGCCGTGATTCCGGCTGTGACCAGGCCCACGACGAGCAGGGTGTCGACGAAGACAAGCGGATCGATCATCGCTCCCCCTCAAACCGGGTCTTGCGTGCGGGAAGCGCCAAGCGGAGATGCTCCCAAGGGGTCCCGTCGACATCCACGCTCCCGCCAGCATCGATGGCAATCGACGAGAGCAGCTTTGCTGCGGGATGCTCCGCGGTCGGTTCTGACACTGGATCGGCGTCCTCGTCGCGAGACTTGGTTCGTATATCGACGTATACGACGCCATCGTACCCGTGATCGTCGGCTGCTGTGACGGTCCATTGTGGGCCCAACTGGCGGTTCGATTCGTCCGAATCGGATCCAGTTCTCGACTCGGTGCCCGCGACCGATCCGCTGTTTGCGCCCCGCTCTCCGACGTCGGCCTCAAACGAGATGGTCACCGAACGGTTTCGGATCGTGACAGCGTCGAAAACGGCCGCGAGCCCCGCAATCAACAGCGACTGTGGGACTGCAACAGTGTACGACTCGCCAGTTGCCTGGACGGTGTGCTCGTCTGCCTGTATCGAACTGTGTGTCGTGGCGGTCCGCACCCCAGCCAAGAGGTCGCTTGAGGCTTCCAAGGAAGTCTCAGCGAGCGCTTGTTCCATCTCTCTTGCACGCTTCCCCACTGCGAGAAGGAGGTCGCTACGTGTACGGATTCGTTCACCCACAGCCTCGGGATCGACCTGCGCGTCGCTTGGCGCGACTCCGGACGCGTTACGACTGTCCTGTTTTTCAACCGACGATGCGAGCCGTGCGATGTCGTTAAGCTGGCCTCCGATCACTTCGGAGAGAAAGTCGGTCAGCATGCGCGTTTGTCGCTCGCGGAGCCGCTGGTCGGTCGCGTCTCTGAACAGCAGTACCGTGCCGAGGGGAGCGCCGTCGGTATTGCTAATGGCCTCGGAGATGACGGTCAGGACTCCATCGCTCACCCGAATCAGTTGTCGTTCCTCGTGTGCCCGCACCGCATCGTCGAAGATACGTCGGACGGGCCGTCCGACCACGGCCGGCTGTTCGCAGCCGAACGTGTCCTCGGCGGCAGTGTTGAGATCGACCACCCTGTCCTTACGATCAATCGCCACGACCGGTTCCGACAACTCATCGACGATACGACTCTGGACTACCGGCCGGGCAACCGGAAGCTGTTCCAACGGCCGGTACCAGCGCAGCGTGGCCAAGAGCCCGCCGCCTGCAAGGAGCAGGAGGACAGGGAAGATCCGTTCCGAGTGGGCAAATACCGACGACAGGATCGGGGCCAAGGCCAACACGAGAAGTGACCCAGCCGGTAAGAGCCCCTGTCCATACGGCACGGCGTCTCGAGAGATTGCCGCCCAGAGAAGGATGGCGGCAGCGATAGCGTACAGCGGCGTAAGCACTCCGGAGACGAGTCCGATTACGCGCTGAGTGAGGATACCCGCCTGCGATGTCGTCTCGACACCCAGTTCGAACGGGAGGAAACTTACTACCAGCAATATAATTGGCAGCGATATCAAGAGCGTTCGAACCGACCGCGTGAGCCACTGGCCGCGCCCGGTAAACCTGATAGCGAACAGGAACGCGAAAACAGCGACGAACCCGGAGGTGTTGTACAACGTGACGATCCAAAGTCCCTGATACCGTGCCGGGTAGACGAACATAATTATGAAAGCGATACTACCGAGGGTGAGCAAACCCCCAACAGTAGCTAGCGCTCTGGCTCCGGGCCTACTTCGTCGATTCCACGCCGATCGAGTGAGCGCAGCTCCGATCAACAGAGCGGCGGCACCAAGTAGTGAGTGGGAGAGAGAAATCCCGTAGGGTGACATACAGCTACTGATTGGTTGTGATAGGTCGTGGATATAATTTCGGACGCATCATCGGTAATCGGGTGTCGGACGCAAACGGGGTGCGATTTTCGGGGAGTTGTATCCGACCCCGTCCCTCTCAGCGGCGTGGCTTGAACGTGCAGTCTTGCAGGCTTCATCTCTCCCGACCGGTGAGGCGGTCACGGTCGCTCGGTCGCGGGGGACGCGTTCGGAGACGCGTTGTTCAGGACCGACGAACGGTGTAAGCCGCGCCTGAACTGGCGTTCGTGTCATTTATTAATGAATTTTCCTGTCACAACCTACACCTACCAACCCGCCACTCCGGCTCAAGCCGTTTTTGAACGCTCAGAACGCGACAGCAGAGAGCAATGGTGAGTCAGACCCGAAGCGGATTCGACAGATCGAAACGCCGGAGGAGGAGTTCGCCACCAGTCGTGACGACCAGAACACCGAGACACGGTGGCAGCAGTCCAACGACCCACACAAGAAGGGCGAACAGCCCGCCAGACTCACCGCCCACCAAGAGGACAAACTCGCCGAGAGCCCACGTCACGCCGAACAACCAGACGAGCGGCGTCCACGTTTCGTGGCTGACCAACAGGTACACCGGAAGCACGAATTAACCCGCGATTACGATTGCAAACCCGACCAGTACGGGGGCGACGAAGGGTGCATCTCCGACCGGATCGAACACGAACCGCCAGAACACCAGCCGAACCCCCGCCCACAGACCGAACATGGTTGTCGCGTACGCCGCTCCACCGCCGACGAGCAGTTGACGTCTCGTCGAGAACCGCCGACCAACGACCGCTAAAGCGACAGCCCCAACCGCAACCATCACTGCGGCGCCCGTCGTCAGCGTCGGACCGAACGCGTGACGTGGCGTGAGCTGTCCCAGAACCGACCCGTTCCACGCGGGCATCTCCGAGCATAATGTCGCGTCCGCTCCCATCATCTGGAGTTGCCACAACAGTAGTGAAACACTCGTCTCTGAGTCCGATCAGTGAGTTCAGTTGCTAAATTCAACAGATGGTAATCATCAAATTACAGTCTGAATGTCCCGTCCAAGATGGAACGCGCATACTCATCTGATCACTACACCAACATTTCCACTATATCGAGGATAACGGGTGTGAGAATAACTATTGTGAACAAACCGAAAATTACCCCGAATAGCAACAGAAAACTCCCTCGACCGGCTTTCCTCAACGCGGTGTTTCCTGAATCGTCGTTCATCACCGTCAGGTGAGCTTCCTCGGACATCATAACTGCATCCGCATCCGTGACTGCTTTCGCCGGTACTGGGGTAGCTCTCCCAACAACCGTGATTTTCTCGCCAACGCCGATCGTTCCTTCACTCACCTCGATTGGTTTCGTGATGTTATCCAAGACAGAGGTGTATACTGATGGGTCCACCTCCAGCCTGTCATCAGCAAGTTCTTGTTCGATTGACTTTTTTGTACTTGGTGTTTTCGTCGTAGTATTCAGCGACAGGCTCTCTTTGTCGGGGTCAACGAGGATATCGGTGACTCCGTCAGAAATAATGAATGAGTTATACTTAGTGGCAGAGTCAATTCGTGTCCGACCGCTATCCTGCACTACCTTGCGGATATCGTACTCATAGGCGACGCACTCTTCACCTAGTATCGGTGACACAAAAACATCGTCAGGCTGGGCTGGACGAACGCGACCCTGGATTTGAACCAATTCACTGGCTCCGATAGCCTCATCGATTGGCAGTGAATCCGTGGCTACTATACCCCACCAATCTTTTATCGCTTTGACCCCGCTGGTCGTCGCGTACAATGCTGCACAAGCCGCTACGGTTCCAGCCAACAACTTAGGCAAAAATCCATCAACAGTCAGTATAGCCTCCCCAGACAACGATATAAACGCAAGGAAACGCTCCACAAACATATTCCGTGCTTCTGTATCCAGCCAAATGGACATATGGATTGTGCATTTATCGGGTTGTCATCCGTTCTAATCGCTGACTGAACAGCGAGCAATAGTCCTCGGACACCGATGCGAACACCTGCAGCTCGGAATCCTGAGTCGAGTGATTACTGATGCTGGTTCTCCGTTAAGTGGTGTGTCGAGTGCATCCGTTCCTTGTAGCGGTGGGAGCTCGGTCGTGGGGCGGTCTGTGGCTGTAGCAACTGCTTCGACGACCATCACGCCGAGCAAGTCTGACTGCTTCCAGTTGTGACGAGCCATCGTAGCGCCTGCATCTGTGTGTTCGGGCTAGCTGGGCGTTTCCGAGTCGTCTGGATCGTTTGTATCGTCACACATTATCTATCACCAGTTATCTCGGAAGAAGCGACAGTCGAGCAACATCTACTGCTTCTGGACCCGTATATTGAACGTGGGTTTGTATAGGGTCGTCGTGTGTTTCTGGGCTACTACCCATCGTGCGAGTCACGACCATTGTCTAGTTGCCAAGTGAATAATGCTTTCAGCACAACGACGGGGCTATTCGTCTGACCTGCGCCCCGAATAGTGGTTTCGTCGCGCGGCTCGGGTGGATGTTCACTATCGCCGTCGACGAAACGACCTCATCATCGGCGGACGAGATGAGATTCACCACGCGTTCGGTCACGGTTTCCCGGCCGGTAACCGTCCAGACACCCTGCCGTTCAGCACTACGATTCACCGATGTAAGCCGGTCGAGTGCGTCTGTCGGGACCGTCACCCGGCCGTCACATTCCTGTTCGAAGTGACGGCCGGCCGTCTCCGTCGAAATGGCCCCATATCGCTGGGGACTCGACTGTGTCACGTCGACGAGACCACGATCACGAAGTTCGTCAGCTGCGTCGTAGACGCGTGTTCGGGGGACATCGGCAACGTCACTCACGTGCTGAGTAGTCCCTTCGCCGAGGCTGACGAGCGCGACGAACGTCCGGGCGGCGGAGGTACTGAGGCCGAACGCTTCGAGCTGTTTGACGGCCGTGGATCGTGTCTAGTCGGACGGGTCACCGGACATTGACTCGTCACCACTTTCGTGAAACCCACGGTATATGATGGTTGTTGACGCGTAGCGACAGGGAGGTTGGGACCAGTTCCGTGACTACACGCCACTCTACCCTCCGTGCTACCCGCACGAGGAAGTACTGTGAGTAAATGGGTAAATAGTTGGATAGGTTCTATTTCGGGCAGTTCAGGAGTCCCGGAATCGAAGTAATCCTGTGATGATTTGGATTACATCCACGCGTCTCAGTGCGACGTACTAAAAGTCCGGGGCACGAACCGGAAGGTAGCAGTCGAGGTTGGGACCAATAGATGATGTTTCAAATCAAGACCAAGCGGTAGAATTGCTCAAACAACTCGGGCTCAAAGAGTACGAATCCAAGTCCTTCGTGGCGCTCGCACGCCGGCAGCGCGGGACGGCCAAGGACATCAGCGAGACCTCCGAAGTGCCCCGGACGCGCGTCTACGACGCGATTCGCGTGCTAGAATCGAAAGGACTGGTAGAGACGCAGCACTCAAACCCGCAGATGTTTCGAGCGGTCTCTATCGACGAGGCTGTCAACACCCTCCAGTCGGAGTACGTCGAGCGCACTGAGTCACTCCGGAGTGCTCTGAGCGGGCTCGAGCCAACTGACGAAGGGGATTCGACGGAGACCACACACGAGGTGTGGTCCATCTCGGGCGATAAGGGCATTACGAGCCGGACACAGCAGTTGGTCGAGGGTGCGACAGAAGAGTTAATGCTCGTGATCGGGCACGAGAGTATTTTCACCGAGCAGCTGGCCGAACAGCTGCGGTCAGCCCAGGAACGAGATGTAAACGTCATCATCGGGACGGTCGATGAAGAGCTCCGGGCCACGATTCAGGATGCCCTTCCGGATACCGAAGTGTTTGTCTCGGGGTTGGACTGGTTGAGCCGGTCACCCCTTCCCGATGACGATACCGAAATCAGTCGGCTGTTACTGGCCGACCGTGAGGCGATCTTGATAAGTTCGTTCACCGAAGCCAGGGCGGACAGCCGTGAGCACGAGCGAGGTGTCTTCGGCCGCGGATTCGACAACGGGCTGGTCGCAATCACGCGACGGCTGATGGCGACGGGATTGCTGCCTGTGAACGACCCCGAAGCTGAGGAGGCCTGAGTCCACACGGGAGCGTCGGAGAGGGCGTCATATCATTGCTCCCGAGATTGGTTCGAATCCCCCGCAATCCGCTACGTCACGTCCGGTTCCTGAATTCGTGCGACGCGAGGTGAAGTAATCGTATGCAAGAACCCACAGTTGACATCCAACGGCAGATAGCTATTTCGGAGACACCAGGGGCGGAGTTCCAGGCACTGCCGTGGACACGACAACGAGTCGTGTTCTTCCAGCTCCCCGAGTCGATTCAGCGAGACGTGCTCGACGGCATGGATCGCCAGGAAGTACGGCAGTTCGTCCGCCGACTCGACCCCGACGATGCGACCGACGCGATCGGGTTGCTCGACGGAGACGCCCAAGAGGCCGTGCTCGGTCGGCTCGATGCAGATCGACGAGAGCGGATCGAGTTCCTCCTGAAGTTCAGTCCGGACAGCGCCGCCGGGATGATGGATCTCGA includes:
- a CDS encoding ATP-binding protein — its product is MIDPLVFVDTLLVVGLVTAGITAVARRPELGTTGLGVTAGCLAVVAALDVVVRLGVADIETLFSGVRVALFGASMAWLWFAVEHTGRGPELTRRRLFGGTGTAVGLVFATQLPVAVIQYTSTAIVNISATYGSVAGTFLLSQATLKRKLVPLWQGVLLPISGSSLVMIGFVASLTPLQDSIVQNLILATALGSGVPLAVSVFTEAAEDTTKQARLARGVVLGEISEAVIVTDTRGNIIYTNEAARQVFPGTQSRDPFGRDFESVIGVGPDELRDAPVDRELTTENGRRWFEVTHSPMTESNGDATGDIYIFRDVTARRSNQQRRNVLVRLLRHNLRNKVDVIRAHAELLSDQPERGKQIATSARELATTSETVTEMDQLLSQEHIGRERIEIGELTQEVGNLVADDFGGIVTVDAEPVTLYTDREAVRTIVAELVSNGMKHAEMDEPPVRISVRASAEHAVITIEDEGPGIPEQEYAVLGSMEQSQLHHGRGLGIWMVQWIVTRLGGTLSFDADSSGTVVTARLPRGDGKRDAQSNPHPTQD
- a CDS encoding histidine kinase N-terminal 7TM domain-containing protein, which gives rise to MSPYGISLSHSLLGAAALLIGAALTRSAWNRRSRPGARALATVGGLLTLGSIAFIIMFVYPARYQGLWIVTLYNTSGFVAVFAFLFAIRFTGRGQWLTRSVRTLLISLPIILLVVSFLPFELGVETTSQAGILTQRVIGLVSGVLTPLYAIAAAILLWAAISRDAVPYGQGLLPAGSLLVLALAPILSSVFAHSERIFPVLLLLAGGGLLATLRWYRPLEQLPVARPVVQSRIVDELSEPVVAIDRKDRVVDLNTAAEDTFGCEQPAVVGRPVRRIFDDAVRAHEERQLIRVSDGVLTVISEAISNTDGAPLGTVLLFRDATDQRLRERQTRMLTDFLSEVIGGQLNDIARLASSVEKQDSRNASGVAPSDAQVDPEAVGERIRTRSDLLLAVGKRAREMEQALAETSLEASSDLLAGVRTATTHSSIQADEHTVQATGESYTVAVPQSLLIAGLAAVFDAVTIRNRSVTISFEADVGERGANSGSVAGTESRTGSDSDESNRQLGPQWTVTAADDHGYDGVVYVDIRTKSRDEDADPVSEPTAEHPAAKLLSSIAIDAGGSVDVDGTPWEHLRLALPARKTRFEGER
- a CDS encoding TrmB family transcriptional regulator; protein product: MLKQLGLKEYESKSFVALARRQRGTAKDISETSEVPRTRVYDAIRVLESKGLVETQHSNPQMFRAVSIDEAVNTLQSEYVERTESLRSALSGLEPTDEGDSTETTHEVWSISGDKGITSRTQQLVEGATEELMLVIGHESIFTEQLAEQLRSAQERDVNVIIGTVDEELRATIQDALPDTEVFVSGLDWLSRSPLPDDDTEISRLLLADREAILISSFTEARADSREHERGVFGRGFDNGLVAITRRLMATGLLPVNDPEAEEA